A DNA window from Bacteroides cellulosilyticus contains the following coding sequences:
- a CDS encoding helix-turn-helix domain-containing protein: MTKNTMGTKLPRKLEQKMAVVGEQIKLARLRRNLSVVQVAERATCSPLTVSRIEKGAPTVAIGIYLRVLYALQLDDDILWLAKEDKLGKTLQDLSLKTRERASKKE; the protein is encoded by the coding sequence ATGACTAAAAATACAATGGGGACTAAGTTGCCCCGGAAATTAGAACAAAAGATGGCGGTTGTGGGAGAACAGATTAAACTAGCTCGCTTACGCAGGAATTTGAGTGTGGTTCAGGTGGCGGAACGTGCTACCTGTTCTCCGTTGACCGTGTCCCGAATAGAAAAAGGTGCACCGACAGTTGCAATCGGAATCTATTTGCGAGTGCTGTATGCTTTACAGCTTGATGATGATATTCTGTGGCTGGCCAAAGAAGATAAATTGGGGAAAACATTGCAGGATTTGAGTCTGAAGACTAGGGAACGTGCCTCAAAAAAGGAATAA
- a CDS encoding type II toxin-antitoxin system HipA family toxin has translation MKTLYVYADFDWLKETEIVGELGYESLRGSDSYCFTFSDEWLKKHGDLFLSDDLNNYPGQQYTQPEKDIFGCFSDSLPDRWGRTLLLRREQITAMEEKRLVRRLSSFDFLTGIDDFSRMGAFRFKESKDGGFINVSESLKIPPLTDIRELIAASAEIEKSEEGNVLPDKKWVAQLVQPGSSLGGARPKASVIDTDKTLYVAKFPSRKDDYDAGLWEHFSHLLAINAGINAAKTKVLATGEKYHTLLSQRFDRTQEGKRIHFASAMTLLGLNDGDNATTGHGYLDIVDFIIQNCTNVEDNLQELYRRAAFNICIGNSDDHFRNHGFLLTAKGWTLSPAYDMNPTLNEYQSLLISSTSNKADLNILLDACEDYMLNRKAAKKIISEVIGAIKEWRELATRLGISKRDMDMFAGVLNKRCKE, from the coding sequence ATGAAAACATTATATGTATATGCCGATTTTGATTGGCTTAAGGAAACAGAAATTGTTGGCGAGTTAGGCTATGAATCTCTTCGTGGTTCGGACAGTTATTGCTTTACCTTCAGCGATGAATGGTTGAAAAAACACGGAGATTTGTTTTTGAGTGATGACCTGAATAATTATCCGGGACAGCAATATACGCAACCGGAGAAAGATATATTCGGATGTTTCTCGGATTCATTGCCGGATCGTTGGGGACGAACATTGTTGTTGCGACGTGAGCAGATTACTGCGATGGAAGAGAAACGACTGGTACGGAGACTGTCTTCTTTCGATTTTTTGACCGGTATCGATGATTTTTCCCGAATGGGTGCTTTCCGTTTCAAGGAGTCAAAAGACGGGGGATTTATAAATGTAAGTGAGTCGTTGAAAATTCCACCTCTGACTGATATAAGGGAGTTGATTGCAGCCAGTGCGGAAATCGAGAAAAGCGAAGAGGGGAATGTCCTGCCTGATAAGAAATGGGTTGCCCAACTCGTGCAACCGGGTTCTTCATTAGGTGGAGCAAGACCCAAAGCCAGTGTGATTGACACGGATAAAACGCTTTATGTCGCCAAGTTCCCTTCTCGCAAGGATGATTACGATGCCGGACTTTGGGAGCATTTCAGCCATCTTCTTGCGATAAATGCCGGTATAAATGCCGCGAAAACCAAAGTACTGGCAACAGGTGAGAAATATCACACCTTGCTTTCGCAACGCTTTGACAGAACCCAAGAAGGGAAACGGATTCACTTTGCTTCTGCCATGACTTTATTAGGACTCAATGACGGCGACAACGCAACTACGGGACACGGTTATCTGGATATAGTCGATTTCATAATCCAGAACTGTACGAATGTGGAAGATAATCTGCAGGAACTCTATCGCCGTGCAGCTTTCAATATCTGCATCGGCAATAGCGATGACCATTTCCGCAATCACGGTTTTCTTTTGACTGCAAAAGGTTGGACACTTTCTCCTGCATACGATATGAATCCTACTCTGAATGAATATCAAAGTCTGCTTATTTCATCCACTTCCAACAAAGCTGACTTAAACATTTTGCTTGATGCTTGCGAAGATTATATGCTTAACCGAAAAGCTGCAAAGAAAATTATTTCTGAGGTAATTGGAGCCATAAAAGAGTGGCGAGAATTGGCGACAAGATTAGGGATTTCCAAGAGAGATATGGATATGTTTGCCGGAGTGTTGAATAAACGATGTAAGGAATAA
- a CDS encoding helix-turn-helix domain-containing protein has protein sequence MSNNQQIMLNRIKVVLAEKQRTNRWLAEQMGKSENTISRWCSNKSQPSLDMLVKVAELLNVDPRQLINGKIKI, from the coding sequence ATGTCGAATAATCAACAAATAATGCTGAATAGAATAAAAGTGGTACTTGCAGAAAAGCAAAGAACCAATAGATGGTTGGCAGAGCAAATGGGTAAGTCCGAGAATACAATTTCAAGATGGTGTTCCAATAAGTCACAACCATCCCTTGATATGTTGGTTAAAGTTGCAGAATTACTTAATGTTGACCCTCGTCAACTCATAAATGGTAAAATAAAAATTTAG
- a CDS encoding class I SAM-dependent DNA methyltransferase, giving the protein MAIKKTQLYSILWESCNILRGSMDASQYKNYVLTMLFLKYISDKVQSDSDIFFDLPEGCSFNDIVALKGKPNIGEEIQKKLHAIARANPRLDHIINEADFDDSTKLGTGKAKVDTLTSLISVFQRDFLDFSKNRAGDDDLIGDAYEYLMKNFAAESGKKKGQFYTPAEVSRLMARLIGIHKDNRPQISIYDPTCGSGSLLLRAAAEYTKHRDGVSIFGQELDGATRGMAVMNMYLHGYDDPELEVGDTIEKPFLKSTPNQLETFNYVVANPPFSQKGWIKGEIKINDTFGRWGNSDNLPPIPPVGYEDYAFLLHIIKSINSQGRGACILPNGVLFRGNEEEAVRRKIIEKRYIRGIISLPTNLFFGTGIPACIIIIDKAKTSTSKGIFMIDARSGFAKDGAKNRLREQDIRRIFDAWETLENLEKNGNLDDKEEAIPHFARFVPYTEITNERNGCNLNVSRYITLVDTEIQQDLYAHLKLNGGLPVKDVEDGFSYLWRHCPTLKDELFEPLEENYYKLRVGRNEIPNTIIHNKEFSTLSGFFSDAIEEWYKLVSQQMFALAPGCQPKKLIADWSESLLEMLSEIDGLVGKYTIYDILLNYWNSAMQDDCYLISRYGWTVELSCDVLTTDKKSKEVKFVPKKNPTFRDYNCDLLPVHVVVNHYFKEENDAVNEAEERVSQLKGEIEQMEEEYPEELNDTVTEIISKYIYAICPKPLEGEKDVLETYLAINEKGKIGKEKREAIIAKNRNVFDCLSDMSVSAIKYRLKEVVNYAALPDDTIKLYKKYIDFNRELADAKTDVKQKISKLTKLVVAKYPTLQESEIKVWLSTTNGILL; this is encoded by the coding sequence ATGGCAATAAAGAAGACTCAATTATATAGCATACTTTGGGAAAGTTGCAATATCCTACGCGGAAGCATGGACGCAAGTCAATACAAGAACTATGTGTTGACTATGCTATTCTTGAAGTACATCAGTGACAAGGTACAATCCGATTCAGACATATTCTTTGACCTTCCTGAAGGATGTTCTTTCAATGACATCGTTGCTCTTAAGGGGAAACCCAATATAGGTGAGGAGATTCAGAAAAAGCTCCATGCCATAGCCCGAGCGAATCCTCGATTAGATCACATTATCAACGAAGCTGATTTTGATGACTCAACTAAACTCGGAACAGGGAAAGCTAAGGTTGATACATTGACAAGCCTCATTTCTGTTTTTCAGCGGGATTTCCTTGATTTTAGTAAGAACCGTGCTGGCGATGACGATCTTATCGGAGATGCGTATGAATATCTGATGAAGAATTTTGCGGCAGAGAGTGGTAAAAAGAAAGGTCAGTTCTATACTCCTGCTGAGGTTTCTCGCTTAATGGCTCGTCTGATAGGCATACATAAAGACAATCGGCCACAGATTTCTATATATGACCCGACTTGCGGCTCGGGATCATTGTTGCTTCGTGCTGCTGCGGAATATACCAAGCATCGTGACGGCGTTTCTATATTTGGCCAAGAACTTGATGGGGCAACACGAGGTATGGCGGTTATGAATATGTATCTTCATGGTTATGACGACCCGGAGTTGGAAGTCGGAGATACAATTGAAAAGCCGTTCCTCAAATCAACACCAAATCAGCTGGAAACATTCAACTATGTCGTTGCCAATCCTCCATTCTCTCAGAAGGGATGGATAAAGGGAGAAATTAAAATCAATGACACTTTCGGTCGGTGGGGAAATTCAGACAATCTACCTCCTATTCCTCCTGTTGGCTATGAAGATTACGCATTTTTGCTTCACATTATCAAGTCAATCAATTCGCAAGGGCGCGGAGCTTGTATATTGCCAAACGGAGTTTTGTTCCGTGGTAATGAAGAAGAAGCTGTTAGAAGGAAAATTATTGAGAAACGGTATATCCGAGGCATCATAAGTCTGCCTACAAACTTGTTTTTTGGTACTGGAATTCCTGCCTGCATTATCATTATTGACAAAGCTAAGACTTCGACATCAAAAGGCATTTTTATGATTGATGCTCGCTCAGGATTCGCAAAAGATGGAGCAAAGAATCGACTTCGTGAACAGGATATTCGTCGCATATTTGATGCATGGGAAACGCTTGAAAATCTCGAAAAGAACGGTAACCTTGATGATAAAGAGGAAGCCATACCTCATTTTGCCCGATTCGTACCTTACACCGAAATTACCAACGAGCGAAATGGCTGCAATCTCAATGTGTCACGTTATATAACGCTAGTCGATACTGAAATTCAGCAAGATCTTTATGCTCACCTCAAACTAAACGGAGGATTACCTGTCAAGGATGTAGAAGATGGATTTTCTTATCTTTGGCGACACTGTCCAACACTCAAAGACGAGCTGTTTGAGCCATTGGAGGAAAACTATTATAAACTGCGCGTCGGACGCAACGAGATTCCAAACACTATTATACACAATAAGGAATTCAGTACTTTAAGTGGATTCTTCTCTGATGCAATAGAAGAATGGTATAAACTTGTGTCACAACAGATGTTTGCGCTTGCTCCCGGATGCCAGCCTAAAAAACTTATAGCAGACTGGAGTGAGTCACTCCTTGAGATGCTCTCTGAAATTGATGGGCTTGTTGGCAAATACACGATATATGACATATTGCTCAACTATTGGAACTCAGCCATGCAAGATGATTGTTATCTGATTTCTCGCTATGGTTGGACGGTAGAATTGTCGTGTGATGTTCTTACAACCGATAAAAAGTCTAAAGAGGTAAAGTTTGTCCCTAAAAAGAATCCCACCTTCAGGGATTACAATTGCGATTTGTTGCCGGTTCATGTTGTTGTCAATCACTATTTCAAGGAAGAGAACGATGCGGTCAATGAAGCTGAAGAGCGTGTGTCACAACTCAAAGGTGAGATAGAACAGATGGAGGAGGAATACCCCGAGGAACTTAACGATACTGTTACCGAAATCATAAGTAAATATATCTACGCTATATGTCCTAAACCTTTGGAGGGAGAAAAAGATGTTTTAGAGACATATCTTGCTATTAACGAAAAAGGAAAGATTGGCAAAGAGAAACGCGAAGCTATTATCGCCAAAAATCGGAATGTATTCGATTGTCTTAGCGACATGAGTGTAAGTGCAATTAAATATCGATTGAAGGAAGTTGTTAATTATGCGGCATTGCCAGATGATACCATTAAGTTATATAAAAAATATATTGACTTTAACAGAGAGTTGGCTGATGCTAAGACAGATGTTAAACAAAAGATATCAAAGTTGACCAAACTTGTTGTTGCAAAATATCCTACTTTACAAGAATCGGAAATTAAGGTATGGTTGTCAACGACAAATGGCATACTGCTATAG
- a CDS encoding restriction endonuclease subunit S — protein MIETKFKQTELGLIPMDWAVFRLGTISDIKTGPFGSSLHASDYVRYGTPIITVEHLGEPYILHATNTPLVGERDKKRLAQYSLRTGDIVYSRVGSVDRNSVVTEQEEGWLFSGRLLRVRNTFGYNASYLGYHLNSYSAKQRIISAAVGLGMPSINTKILGEHSVILPKDVNEQTRIAEALSDVDKLIRELDTLIEKKRSIMQGTMQELLTAHCRLPGFVHPWRNTLVEKCCKITTGESNTQDQIESGIYPFYIRSATVMRSNSYIFDCEGVITIGDGQIGKVFHYVNGKFDLHQRCYLMYDFDDTDVKFFYFLFSFFFYNRVIALSAKATVDSVRRNMIAKMKINIPSTMQEQKAIANILSDMNDGIEAIEAKRDKYIAVRQGMMQQLLTGKIRLI, from the coding sequence ATGATTGAAACTAAATTCAAACAAACAGAGTTGGGATTGATTCCTATGGACTGGGCGGTTTTCCGTTTAGGAACTATAAGCGACATTAAAACAGGTCCCTTTGGTTCTTCATTACACGCATCTGATTATGTTCGTTATGGTACACCAATTATTACTGTCGAACATTTAGGTGAACCGTACATACTTCATGCTACGAACACACCATTAGTTGGGGAAAGAGATAAGAAACGTTTGGCTCAATATTCTTTACGGACAGGCGATATAGTATATAGTAGAGTCGGTTCTGTTGACAGAAATAGTGTTGTAACCGAACAAGAAGAAGGTTGGTTATTTTCTGGACGATTATTAAGAGTCCGAAATACTTTTGGTTATAACGCATCTTATTTAGGCTATCATTTAAATAGTTATTCAGCAAAACAGCGTATCATTTCTGCTGCTGTTGGATTGGGGATGCCATCAATTAATACAAAAATATTAGGAGAACATTCTGTTATTCTACCAAAAGACGTTAACGAACAAACGAGAATTGCAGAAGCATTGAGCGATGTAGATAAGTTAATTCGTGAACTTGATACTCTGATTGAAAAGAAACGGTCTATAATGCAGGGGACTATGCAAGAGCTCCTAACCGCTCATTGCAGATTACCAGGTTTCGTCCATCCGTGGAGGAATACTTTAGTTGAAAAATGTTGTAAAATAACCACAGGAGAGAGTAACACTCAAGATCAAATTGAATCAGGTATATATCCATTTTACATTCGGTCGGCCACAGTCATGAGAAGTAATAGCTATATATTCGATTGTGAAGGTGTTATAACTATTGGGGATGGCCAAATAGGAAAGGTGTTTCATTATGTCAATGGAAAATTTGATTTACATCAACGATGCTATTTAATGTACGACTTTGATGATACAGATGTAAAATTCTTTTACTTTCTATTTTCATTTTTCTTTTATAATCGAGTTATTGCATTATCAGCAAAAGCAACAGTAGATTCCGTCAGAAGAAATATGATTGCAAAAATGAAAATAAATATACCTTCAACGATGCAAGAACAAAAAGCCATTGCCAATATTCTGTCTGACATGAATGATGGAATTGAAGCAATAGAGGCAAAAAGGGATAAATATATTGCAGTCCGTCAAGGCATGATGCAGCAGTTATTAACAGGAAAAATCCGTTTAATATGA
- a CDS encoding type I restriction endonuclease subunit R, which yields MNTIPLVDSERTTQNRVVNLLHDYCGYQYLGYKQDADNLPIIPEILGKFIKDTQHASNTEIDKVLRLLDLEISRCHDKDTLFQSNLNFYNYLRYGVNIQGDDGQSKTVKIIEWSEDDVADNIFSLAEEVTVRRNIEEYHTRRPDIVVYVNGMALGVIELKKSTVSVKDGVRQQIRNNGRDNEICHFFVPAQFLFAGNDSEGVHYGTILTPEKFWLRWKEPTGQSYPNDTSTPEPIPELFPRTEFPNELDRSLLQMLEPKRILRLIHDCVVYDGGIKKVCRPNQYFAFEVAKPRIRNKQSGIIWHSQGAGKSLMMVWLAQWILENMPNDPRVVIITDRDELDKQIENGFKDAGHKPIRAKSGNHLLSMLSEVEPNLICTLIHKFGIAGQEESAFSPEEKKLRGKRSPEQYMAALAEKLPQGFKAKGNIFVFVDECHRTQGGILNKAMKKIMGDDVMLIGFTGTPLLKQQKSKLTSRENFGNYIHTYKFNEAVKDQVILDLRYEAREIEQNLENEQAVDQLFEHITRNLSPKAKEELKSRWAVMKNLFSSRDRVRKIVADIVKDMQLISCLREGWGNAMLVCDSIYQAYRCWEVFQETQLKGHCAVVSSFNGKDASPEESSSGETQSEAEYKAEMAKKMFKDRTPEEFEEWAKTQFVDHPGDMKLLIVVSKLLTGFDAPSATYLYLDKKMEGHDLFQAICRVNRTNNEYEEKEFGYIVDYKQLFKNIEDAVNDYTTGAFSDYDKEDVKGLLTDRFENAKRDLDTALERVEHLCEPVAHPKTTNEFFDYFVFDQRSTEPDEEEAATIRSAPIREAFYNAVKILVTRYSAIALEMERAGYTTEEAQTIFERIKNFDNIRNAIMRRAGDIVDMKLYDQQMRNILDMYIDAKPSKVLAMLEDFSFLDLVLDGNSEEAEHEAEEALGGKDGVASTITANVRRVVNRKRESNPEEYRKFSERINRLLAEYRQGVLDYKEYLKAIAELTRELGNRTFDPRLDTQGKQALFDNLGEDVALTLEVYQLIKVNAKQGFRTNDVKKSKLCRALESFTASKPFDVDDILRIAINNPEF from the coding sequence ATGAACACGATACCATTAGTAGATTCGGAACGCACAACTCAAAATCGTGTTGTTAATCTCCTCCACGATTATTGTGGCTATCAGTATCTTGGATATAAACAGGATGCCGACAACCTTCCAATTATTCCTGAAATTCTCGGAAAGTTTATAAAAGATACACAACACGCCTCAAATACGGAGATTGATAAAGTTCTTCGCTTGCTCGATTTGGAAATAAGCCGATGTCATGATAAGGACACGTTGTTTCAGAGCAATCTGAACTTTTATAACTATCTGCGCTACGGAGTAAATATTCAAGGAGATGACGGACAAAGCAAAACTGTTAAGATTATTGAATGGTCCGAGGATGATGTGGCCGACAATATATTTTCTTTGGCAGAGGAGGTGACAGTTCGCCGTAATATAGAAGAATACCATACACGGCGTCCTGACATAGTAGTATATGTCAATGGAATGGCACTTGGAGTTATTGAATTGAAGAAATCAACTGTTAGTGTTAAAGACGGTGTGCGCCAACAGATTCGTAATAATGGTAGAGATAATGAAATATGCCATTTTTTTGTACCTGCCCAATTTCTTTTTGCCGGAAACGATAGTGAAGGAGTGCATTATGGTACAATACTGACTCCGGAAAAGTTTTGGTTACGCTGGAAGGAACCAACGGGTCAAAGTTATCCCAATGATACGTCCACTCCCGAACCAATTCCTGAGCTATTTCCAAGAACAGAATTTCCTAATGAACTTGATCGTTCATTGCTTCAGATGCTTGAACCGAAAAGAATTTTGCGTCTTATCCATGACTGCGTTGTATATGACGGAGGTATTAAAAAAGTTTGTCGTCCAAACCAATATTTTGCATTCGAGGTAGCAAAACCACGCATCCGCAATAAGCAAAGTGGTATTATCTGGCACTCGCAAGGTGCCGGCAAAAGTTTGATGATGGTATGGTTGGCTCAATGGATATTGGAGAATATGCCAAATGACCCGCGTGTTGTTATTATCACCGACCGTGATGAGCTCGACAAACAAATTGAGAATGGATTCAAAGATGCCGGTCATAAACCAATTCGTGCCAAAAGCGGAAATCATCTTCTTTCGATGCTGTCAGAAGTTGAACCTAATTTGATTTGTACCCTTATCCATAAATTCGGTATTGCAGGACAGGAGGAATCTGCTTTTTCTCCAGAGGAGAAGAAGCTCCGGGGAAAGCGCTCTCCTGAACAGTATATGGCTGCACTTGCCGAAAAACTGCCCCAAGGTTTTAAGGCTAAAGGCAATATATTTGTCTTTGTTGACGAATGCCATCGTACACAAGGTGGTATACTCAACAAAGCCATGAAAAAAATTATGGGCGATGATGTTATGCTCATCGGTTTTACCGGTACTCCATTGCTGAAACAACAAAAGAGTAAACTTACATCGAGAGAAAACTTTGGCAATTATATCCACACATATAAATTTAATGAGGCGGTTAAGGATCAGGTGATTCTCGACCTACGTTATGAAGCTCGCGAAATAGAGCAGAATCTTGAAAACGAACAGGCCGTTGACCAACTCTTTGAACACATTACACGCAATCTCAGTCCGAAAGCAAAAGAAGAGTTAAAAAGCCGATGGGCTGTAATGAAGAATCTTTTTTCGAGTCGTGACCGCGTGCGTAAGATTGTAGCCGACATTGTAAAGGACATGCAACTCATATCATGCCTTCGGGAAGGTTGGGGTAATGCAATGCTGGTTTGCGATAGCATTTATCAGGCTTATCGTTGTTGGGAGGTCTTTCAGGAAACACAACTTAAAGGACATTGTGCAGTCGTTTCAAGTTTTAACGGTAAAGATGCGAGTCCGGAAGAATCATCTTCGGGCGAAACACAAAGCGAGGCTGAATATAAAGCAGAGATGGCTAAAAAGATGTTTAAGGACCGCACTCCCGAAGAATTTGAGGAATGGGCTAAGACTCAATTTGTCGACCATCCAGGTGACATGAAACTACTGATTGTGGTAAGTAAACTACTTACTGGTTTTGATGCTCCATCGGCTACCTATCTCTATCTTGATAAGAAAATGGAGGGGCATGATTTGTTTCAAGCTATCTGTCGCGTAAACCGTACAAACAACGAGTATGAAGAAAAAGAGTTCGGGTATATAGTCGACTACAAACAACTTTTTAAGAATATTGAAGATGCGGTCAATGATTACACTACTGGAGCATTTTCAGATTACGACAAGGAAGATGTGAAAGGATTGTTAACGGATCGATTTGAGAATGCCAAGCGCGATTTGGACACGGCACTTGAACGTGTAGAGCATCTTTGTGAGCCTGTTGCTCATCCAAAAACGACCAACGAATTTTTTGATTACTTTGTATTCGACCAACGCAGCACGGAGCCTGATGAAGAAGAAGCTGCAACTATCCGAAGTGCCCCCATACGCGAAGCCTTCTATAATGCTGTAAAAATTCTTGTGACCCGCTATTCTGCAATTGCGCTTGAAATGGAGAGAGCTGGTTATACGACTGAAGAGGCGCAGACTATATTTGAGCGTATCAAGAATTTTGATAATATTCGGAATGCCATAATGCGCCGTGCCGGAGATATTGTTGACATGAAACTGTATGATCAGCAGATGAGAAACATACTTGATATGTATATAGATGCCAAGCCCTCGAAGGTGCTCGCCATGCTTGAAGACTTTTCATTTCTCGACCTTGTGCTTGACGGTAACTCAGAGGAAGCAGAACATGAGGCTGAGGAAGCACTTGGAGGAAAGGATGGTGTCGCATCAACGATTACTGCCAATGTTCGTCGTGTAGTTAACCGTAAACGTGAGAGTAATCCAGAAGAATATAGAAAATTCTCAGAACGCATAAACCGACTGCTTGCGGAGTATCGCCAAGGAGTTCTTGACTATAAGGAATATCTCAAAGCAATAGCTGAGTTGACTCGTGAACTTGGGAATCGTACATTCGATCCTAGACTCGACACTCAAGGCAAACAAGCATTATTTGATAATCTAGGCGAAGATGTTGCATTAACTCTGGAGGTCTATCAACTTATCAAAGTTAATGCTAAGCAAGGATTTAGGACGAATGATGTAAAGAAATCTAAACTTTGTAGGGCCTTAGAATCATTTACTGCATCTAAACCATTTGATGTAGATGACATCCTTCGTATTGCAATAAATAATCCTGAGTTTTAA
- a CDS encoding M48 family metallopeptidase translates to MHTIEVADIEIEVERKSIKNLHLAVYPPDARVHISMPDYLTDDDARNFVLQKLEWLRTQIEEVLAQPRQTKRQFVSGESHYLFGQRYQLIVEELPHYANSMELKGNKLYMFLKPDTSIETRAELMRTWYRLHLKKELASMLQYWANELEENPFEWQVKQMKTEWGSCIPSKRLLIFNLELARVPRECIEFVIVHEFCHFKVDNHNKIFEMLMTKRLPNWRTLRQKLNAFVALPYKE, encoded by the coding sequence ATGCACACCATAGAAGTAGCAGATATCGAAATTGAGGTTGAACGCAAATCCATTAAAAATTTGCATTTGGCTGTCTATCCTCCAGATGCGAGGGTACATATCTCTATGCCTGATTATCTGACAGATGATGATGCTAGAAATTTTGTCTTGCAAAAATTGGAATGGCTTCGAACTCAGATAGAGGAAGTTCTTGCACAGCCTCGACAAACGAAACGGCAGTTCGTATCGGGCGAGAGTCATTATTTATTTGGTCAACGGTATCAACTTATTGTAGAAGAGTTGCCTCACTATGCAAATAGTATGGAACTTAAAGGTAACAAACTTTATATGTTTTTGAAACCTGACACTTCTATTGAAACAAGAGCAGAACTAATGCGTACTTGGTATAGGTTGCATCTTAAAAAGGAACTGGCATCAATGCTCCAATATTGGGCTAATGAACTTGAAGAAAATCCTTTTGAATGGCAGGTCAAGCAGATGAAGACTGAATGGGGCAGTTGTATTCCCTCAAAGCGTCTGCTTATCTTTAATCTTGAGCTTGCCCGAGTACCACGTGAGTGCATTGAGTTTGTGATTGTACATGAGTTCTGTCATTTTAAAGTCGATAATCATAACAAAATTTTTGAGATGTTGATGACCAAACGTCTTCCGAATTGGCGCACTTTGCGCCAAAAACTGAATGCATTTGTAGCACTACCATACAAAGAATAA
- a CDS encoding AbiH family protein — MNRIILIGNGFDLAHGLPTRYEDFINWYWEKRVDSFTGNITSISEDCLCSIKIISDNYNRCWNVFAFCLPKFFNKPSGKEIIDSIANDSKSFELSLSPFFLNICTSIETKGWVDIEKEYYDLLGNAIINPDNCDYTISELNKQLHYTQELLAQYLSSITTYNIKCNKEIQRQIYGNIRKEDVSISQLQVYYDYVDYLIQQDNVYQQLLCRYGYEGSDRHFMAEDIKQLRKQFVGSSEIEEIYLKDLIIPENIMLLNFNYTEVADKYGCLKVASTNHIHGDLNNPDSIIFGYGDELDEDYKDLLKQSDNECLRNIKSIKYLESGKYRNLLQFIESAPYQVYIMGHSCGNSDRTLLNTLFEHKNCVSIKPYYYQKDDGSDNYLEIAQNICRNFTDMKLMRDRVVNKMFCEPLSQYIK; from the coding sequence ATGAATCGAATTATACTAATCGGCAACGGCTTTGACTTGGCACATGGGCTTCCTACTAGGTATGAAGATTTCATAAACTGGTATTGGGAGAAACGAGTTGACTCTTTTACAGGAAATATTACGTCCATATCAGAGGACTGTCTTTGTTCTATCAAAATTATTTCAGACAATTACAATCGTTGTTGGAATGTCTTTGCATTTTGTCTTCCTAAGTTTTTTAACAAACCGTCTGGTAAAGAGATTATTGATAGTATTGCCAATGACTCTAAGTCCTTTGAACTTTCATTGTCTCCATTTTTTTTAAATATATGCACTTCTATTGAAACCAAAGGATGGGTTGACATTGAAAAGGAGTATTATGACTTATTAGGAAATGCAATTATAAATCCAGACAACTGCGATTATACTATTTCTGAACTCAACAAGCAATTACATTATACTCAGGAACTTTTAGCTCAATATCTTTCTTCTATTACAACTTATAATATAAAGTGCAATAAGGAGATACAACGTCAAATTTATGGAAATATTCGTAAAGAAGATGTTAGTATTTCACAATTACAAGTTTACTATGACTACGTAGATTATTTAATCCAACAAGACAATGTGTACCAACAGTTACTCTGTAGATATGGTTATGAAGGTTCCGATAGGCACTTTATGGCAGAGGATATCAAACAGCTCAGAAAGCAGTTTGTAGGTTCGTCAGAGATAGAAGAAATTTACCTAAAGGATTTAATAATTCCTGAGAATATTATGCTACTTAATTTTAATTATACTGAAGTAGCAGACAAATATGGGTGTTTGAAAGTTGCATCTACAAACCATATTCATGGAGACTTGAATAATCCCGATAGCATAATATTTGGCTATGGTGATGAACTTGATGAGGATTATAAAGATCTCCTTAAACAATCAGATAATGAGTGTTTAAGAAACATCAAATCTATAAAGTATTTAGAGTCGGGAAAATATCGTAATTTACTTCAGTTCATTGAATCTGCTCCATATCAAGTTTATATCATGGGGCATTCTTGTGGCAACTCAGACCGAACGCTGCTAAACACCTTGTTTGAGCATAAAAACTGTGTTTCAATAAAGCCATATTATTATCAAAAAGATGATGGTTCAGATAACTATCTGGAAATAGCACAAAATATATGTCGTAATTTTACGGACATGAAGCTAATGCGTGATAGAGTCGTAAATAAAATGTTTTGTGAACCATTATCACAATATATTAAATGA